From Alteribacter keqinensis, one genomic window encodes:
- the helD gene encoding RNA polymerase recycling motor HelD encodes MSSENEQRLTEQTRVDRVVNTIEQKQKVLKETSTELKKDIIDVRKSFWDDVTVNLDDPDDVIETQASLKQQAEFLSERERSHGQQSERMKTLEDLRDSPYFGRIDFQENGEPQAEPIYIGISSLMDENDEDFLIYDWRAPISSMYYNYSPGPAEYETMDGTIEGEITLKRQFIIRNGQIKGLFNTGVTIGDKLLQNLLGSESSPQMRTIVSTIQKEQNKIIRNERSRYLVVQGVAGSGKTSAAMQRVAYLLYAHRESLTSENMVLFSPNPLFNSYVATVLPELGEENMWQTTYNEYVQKELGATFRVEDPFEQMEWFLEASETSADQYRNEAVQRKSSLAFKDLIDKYVKSLETDGIHFQNVRFRGETLIDKNDIQTYFYSLDGSISIPNRMDLTYEWLMQKIKAVQRTEWEKLWVEEEIQLMDKEDYLEGFRKLEKDKEFSGATFDDFDREREWLSKRVVKKRLLPLKQKIKKLAFVNVVKTYRDFYTELKNDPDWEAIAEATIENIHKKKLLWEDATAYLYFLDRLKGRRPLTHIRHVFIDEAQDYSPFQFAYLKDLFPQAKMTLLGDVHQSIYLHAITNPTPISEGQEEKAERITLMRSYRSTQPIVTFTSQLIEGGEEIIPFTRDGEKPAYIETSSQQEMQKRTLKLVKNLFTKQHETVAVICKTSRESEAVSAYLSEHFEYVQLIGKETHTYKKGLVVIPAYLAKGIEFDAVILYNASHTHYAKESERNLFYTACTRAMHELYIISNGGMSPLMKRVDRNTYETI; translated from the coding sequence GTGAGCAGCGAAAACGAGCAGCGGCTTACCGAACAAACCCGCGTCGACCGGGTCGTGAACACGATTGAACAAAAACAAAAGGTGCTCAAAGAAACCTCCACCGAATTAAAAAAAGACATTATTGATGTACGAAAAAGCTTCTGGGACGACGTTACCGTCAACCTGGACGACCCTGATGATGTAATTGAAACCCAGGCCAGCCTTAAACAGCAGGCTGAATTTTTATCTGAACGGGAACGCAGTCACGGACAGCAGTCCGAACGCATGAAAACCCTCGAGGATCTCAGGGATTCTCCTTATTTTGGCCGGATCGACTTTCAGGAAAACGGAGAACCGCAAGCAGAACCCATCTACATCGGGATCTCCTCCCTCATGGACGAAAACGATGAGGACTTCTTGATATACGACTGGCGCGCACCCATTTCAAGCATGTACTATAACTATTCCCCCGGACCGGCGGAATACGAAACGATGGACGGCACCATCGAAGGGGAAATAACCCTCAAGCGCCAGTTCATTATACGAAACGGCCAGATCAAAGGTCTCTTCAACACAGGTGTGACCATCGGGGACAAACTGCTCCAAAACCTGTTGGGCAGCGAATCAAGCCCCCAGATGCGAACCATCGTCTCCACCATTCAAAAAGAACAAAACAAAATCATCCGCAACGAGCGAAGCCGCTACCTCGTTGTGCAGGGCGTGGCCGGCAGCGGTAAAACGAGTGCCGCCATGCAGCGCGTCGCCTACCTGCTTTACGCACACCGGGAGTCTCTCACCTCCGAAAACATGGTCCTTTTCTCCCCAAACCCCCTGTTCAACAGCTACGTGGCAACCGTACTGCCTGAACTGGGTGAAGAAAACATGTGGCAGACCACCTATAACGAATACGTGCAAAAAGAGCTCGGTGCCACCTTCCGCGTAGAAGATCCCTTTGAGCAGATGGAATGGTTTCTTGAAGCTTCTGAAACAAGCGCTGACCAATACCGCAACGAGGCCGTGCAGAGAAAATCGTCACTGGCCTTCAAAGACCTTATCGACAAGTATGTAAAAAGCCTTGAAACGGACGGCATCCACTTCCAAAACGTCCGGTTCCGTGGTGAAACGCTCATCGATAAAAACGACATCCAGACGTATTTCTATTCTCTCGACGGCTCCATCTCCATTCCAAACCGGATGGATCTCACATATGAGTGGCTCATGCAGAAAATCAAAGCTGTTCAGCGCACAGAATGGGAAAAGCTCTGGGTGGAAGAAGAAATCCAGCTCATGGACAAAGAGGACTACCTGGAAGGCTTCAGAAAGCTTGAAAAGGACAAGGAGTTCAGCGGCGCTACATTCGATGACTTTGACCGCGAGCGAGAATGGCTGAGCAAACGCGTTGTCAAAAAACGTCTTCTTCCGTTGAAGCAAAAAATCAAAAAACTCGCCTTCGTAAACGTCGTGAAAACATACAGAGATTTTTATACCGAGCTCAAAAACGATCCTGATTGGGAAGCGATCGCTGAAGCGACGATCGAAAACATCCATAAGAAGAAGCTTCTGTGGGAAGATGCAACAGCGTACCTGTATTTTCTTGACCGCCTTAAAGGACGCCGGCCCCTTACCCATATCAGGCATGTGTTTATTGATGAAGCCCAGGACTACTCGCCGTTTCAGTTTGCCTATTTAAAGGATCTCTTCCCTCAGGCCAAAATGACGCTTCTCGGTGATGTGCACCAGTCCATCTACCTTCACGCCATCACGAACCCGACGCCCATCAGTGAGGGGCAGGAAGAAAAAGCAGAGCGAATCACCCTGATGCGCAGCTACCGCTCCACACAGCCGATCGTCACGTTTACGTCCCAGCTCATTGAAGGCGGCGAAGAAATCATCCCCTTTACAAGGGATGGAGAAAAACCCGCCTACATTGAAACGTCTTCCCAGCAGGAAATGCAAAAACGTACGCTCAAGCTTGTGAAAAATCTGTTCACAAAACAGCACGAAACTGTGGCAGTAATTTGCAAAACATCAAGGGAAAGTGAAGCCGTAAGCGCCTATTTAAGTGAGCACTTTGAATACGTACAGCTCATCGGCAAAGAGACACACACTTACAAAAAAGGCCTCGTTGTCATCCCGGCCTACCTTGCCAAAGGAATTGAGTTCGATGCCGTCATTCTCTACAACGCATCACACACCCATTACGCCAAAGAGTCCGAGCGCAACCTGTTCTATACCGCCTGCACCCGGGCCATGCACGAGCTTTACATCATCTCAAACGGCGGTATGAGCCCCCTGATGAAGCGAGTCGACCGGAACACCTACGAAACTATCTAA
- the recQ gene encoding DNA helicase RecQ, with amino-acid sequence MITQAEQTLHEYFGYTSFRPGQKQIIEQVFSGTPTMGIMPTGGGKSICYQVPSLLLPGLTLVISPLISLMKDQVDELHEVQISSSYINSSLTYEETEERIADIRAGHTKLLYVAPERFEVPSFVNMLKGLNVSLIAVDEAHCVSQWGHDFRPSYMRIPQVLSQFPNRPPILALTATATPAVRDDVCQAFGIEQGDVVQTGFSRENLSFHVLKGEVRDRYCADYIKKNEGEPGIIYASTRKEVESIQEFLTAKGIDAGKYHGGMSPNTRAKSQEDFVYDRIQVMVATNAFGMGINKSNVRFVIHYQIPRNIESYYQEAGRAGRDGEPSECLLLYSPQDIRVQQFLIDQSDSSDDRKQNEYRKLHQMVNYCHTEGCLQTYILDYFGDKDAEPCGQCSNCTDERETEDVTRDAQMVFSCIKRMNERFGKTMVAQVLTGSHNQKLKDMKFDRLSTHGLMKQYTIKEVAQFIDYLVAEDYLRMTDGAYPVLMLTEKTLPVLKGQLPVEKKVEKRPAVITEAHPLFAELRELRTALAKENSVAPYMVFSDKTLKEMCDKLPRDEEAMLQVKGLGAQKFDKYGEAFLAKIQSYLEANPEETPAKTSTTAWNSGIAKKDKTPSHLITLDMFKSGRTLEEIASERGFKAVTAGEHLIRCAEEGLEVDFTRLVSEKEQQTILRVIEEIDPSEGLKPVKEALPEDIDYFQIKAVLQGFVHA; translated from the coding sequence GTGATTACCCAGGCTGAACAAACGTTACACGAATATTTTGGCTACACGTCATTCCGTCCCGGACAGAAGCAAATCATTGAACAGGTTTTCAGCGGCACACCCACTATGGGGATCATGCCCACGGGAGGCGGGAAATCCATCTGCTACCAGGTCCCATCCCTTCTCCTGCCCGGCCTGACCCTCGTCATCTCCCCCCTCATATCGTTAATGAAAGACCAGGTCGACGAGCTACACGAAGTCCAGATCAGCTCTTCTTATATTAACAGCTCACTGACGTATGAGGAGACAGAAGAACGCATCGCCGACATCCGCGCCGGTCACACCAAGCTTCTCTACGTCGCACCTGAGCGGTTTGAAGTCCCTTCTTTTGTTAACATGCTCAAAGGACTCAACGTGAGCCTGATTGCAGTCGATGAAGCTCACTGTGTATCACAGTGGGGTCATGATTTCCGCCCGAGCTACATGCGGATTCCCCAGGTGTTAAGCCAGTTCCCGAACCGGCCTCCCATTCTTGCCCTTACAGCCACTGCCACACCTGCTGTCCGTGACGACGTATGCCAGGCGTTCGGCATTGAGCAGGGCGATGTTGTACAGACAGGCTTCTCCCGTGAAAACTTAAGCTTTCACGTTTTAAAAGGGGAAGTCCGCGACCGGTACTGTGCTGATTACATTAAGAAAAATGAAGGCGAACCTGGGATCATTTACGCATCAACGAGAAAAGAAGTAGAAAGCATCCAGGAATTTTTAACCGCAAAAGGCATTGACGCCGGCAAATATCACGGCGGCATGAGCCCGAATACCAGGGCAAAAAGCCAGGAAGACTTCGTGTATGACCGCATTCAGGTGATGGTTGCCACAAACGCCTTTGGAATGGGAATCAACAAATCCAACGTCCGCTTTGTCATTCACTACCAAATTCCAAGAAACATTGAAAGCTACTATCAGGAAGCAGGTCGTGCAGGACGGGACGGAGAACCGAGTGAGTGCCTTCTTCTCTACTCTCCCCAGGACATCCGGGTGCAGCAGTTCCTGATCGACCAGTCTGACTCAAGCGATGACCGGAAGCAAAACGAATATCGGAAGCTCCATCAGATGGTCAACTACTGCCACACAGAAGGCTGCCTCCAGACGTACATCCTCGACTACTTCGGGGATAAAGACGCCGAACCTTGCGGACAGTGTAGCAACTGTACAGACGAACGAGAAACAGAAGACGTCACCCGGGACGCCCAGATGGTCTTTTCCTGCATCAAACGTATGAACGAACGCTTCGGCAAAACGATGGTCGCCCAGGTGCTCACCGGTTCCCACAACCAGAAGCTTAAAGACATGAAATTTGACCGCCTCTCGACCCACGGCCTTATGAAGCAGTACACAATTAAGGAAGTCGCCCAATTTATCGACTATCTCGTTGCAGAAGATTACCTGCGCATGACCGACGGCGCCTACCCGGTACTCATGCTCACGGAAAAAACGCTTCCTGTATTAAAAGGCCAACTCCCTGTGGAGAAGAAGGTCGAGAAGCGACCGGCTGTTATTACAGAAGCCCACCCGCTCTTTGCTGAGCTGCGGGAGCTACGGACTGCTCTGGCTAAAGAAAACAGTGTAGCTCCTTACATGGTGTTCTCTGACAAGACGTTAAAGGAAATGTGCGATAAGCTTCCTCGTGATGAAGAAGCGATGCTTCAGGTCAAAGGCTTAGGTGCTCAGAAGTTCGACAAGTACGGAGAAGCCTTCCTTGCCAAGATCCAGAGCTATCTCGAAGCCAACCCGGAAGAAACTCCGGCAAAAACAAGCACAACAGCGTGGAACAGTGGAATCGCAAAAAAAGACAAAACCCCCAGCCACCTGATTACACTCGACATGTTCAAAAGCGGAAGGACATTAGAGGAAATCGCATCCGAGCGCGGGTTTAAAGCGGTCACAGCCGGCGAGCACCTCATCCGCTGTGCAGAGGAAGGACTTGAAGTGGATTTCACCCGCCTCGTCTCGGAAAAGGAACAGCAGACGATTCTCCGTGTCATTGAAGAAATAGATCCTTCTGAAGGCCTTAAGCCCGTTAAAGAAGCTCTCCCGGAAGACATTGATTACTTCCAGATCAAAGCAGTCCTCCAAGGGTTCGTTCATGCCTGA
- a CDS encoding DEAD/DEAH box helicase — MSDYTSNLKPFIQTAWEKAGFTEPTRIQEVAAPLVLEKKDMIAESPTGTGKTLAYLLPILHQIDPEKKDVQAVILASSQELVMQILEQIQNWSQGSGIKSASFIGGANTKRQLEKLKKKPQIIAGTPGRLAELIKIKKLKMHEVRTVVLDEGDQLLIPEHEKTIEQIIKSTLKDRQLLLFSATVPEQVEKKAAILMSEPEVVRVGKDQIATGNVEHVYVVCEAREKIEVVNSLVKNQSIKALAFVNDIGEVNVIGEKLHFKKIDVSVLHGETKKQEREQAIKRFRSGDTSLMVATDLAARGLDIQELTHVIQMDVPRDAKQYIHRSGRTGRNKQDGTVISLVQPREERDLKRAAKEAGVELRQQQLNRGRLVDVKRK; from the coding sequence ATGAGCGATTATACAAGCAACTTAAAACCGTTTATTCAAACTGCCTGGGAAAAAGCAGGCTTTACTGAACCGACCCGGATTCAAGAAGTGGCAGCACCTCTTGTTCTGGAGAAAAAAGATATGATCGCCGAATCGCCGACCGGGACGGGCAAAACGTTAGCCTACCTCTTGCCGATTTTACATCAAATCGACCCAGAAAAGAAGGACGTGCAGGCGGTTATTTTAGCATCCTCACAGGAACTGGTGATGCAAATACTGGAACAGATTCAGAATTGGTCTCAGGGAAGCGGCATCAAGTCTGCGTCATTTATCGGCGGGGCAAACACGAAACGCCAGCTGGAGAAGCTGAAAAAGAAGCCGCAAATCATCGCAGGAACGCCGGGACGTCTGGCCGAGCTGATCAAGATCAAAAAGCTGAAGATGCACGAAGTGAGAACCGTTGTTCTTGATGAAGGAGACCAGCTCCTCATTCCTGAGCATGAAAAAACAATTGAGCAGATCATCAAGTCAACGCTGAAAGACCGTCAGCTGCTTCTGTTTTCAGCCACAGTGCCTGAGCAGGTGGAAAAAAAAGCGGCTATACTGATGAGTGAGCCTGAAGTTGTCCGTGTTGGAAAAGACCAGATTGCAACGGGGAACGTGGAGCATGTGTATGTGGTATGTGAAGCACGGGAAAAGATCGAAGTAGTGAACAGCCTCGTGAAAAACCAGTCGATTAAAGCCTTGGCCTTTGTGAACGACATCGGGGAAGTGAACGTAATCGGTGAGAAGCTTCATTTTAAAAAGATAGATGTAAGTGTGCTGCACGGAGAGACAAAAAAGCAGGAGCGTGAGCAGGCGATCAAGCGGTTCCGTTCAGGTGACACGTCACTGATGGTGGCAACGGATCTAGCAGCCCGGGGACTTGATATTCAGGAGCTGACCCATGTAATTCAAATGGATGTGCCGCGTGACGCGAAGCAGTACATTCACCGCTCCGGGCGGACGGGCCGGAACAAACAGGATGGAACGGTGATTTCTCTAGTACAGCCGAGGGAAGAGCGTGATTTAAAACGGGCGGCGAAAGAAGCGGGTGTTGAGCTTAGGCAGCAGCAGCTCAATCGTGGACGCCTGGTAGATGTCAAACGAAAATAA
- a CDS encoding YheC/YheD family protein: MYIIWDSTLRNNCVLLARENYEQMTFTGSEVALHIGAFSIIVAVEPTDAVKKNHVVLSASLLPGGGIPDTFSYEVKLAGEDFHIGPVTGVLVSERRIAMHTKRGFESVWKEPVQSYMREGGLVFLFCENAIDFNNKTISGLYYDKREDVWKEAVFPIPSVVYRRTGAAKKTLRKLRKSFNVMIFNSKRMNKWKLYKKLVSAGYAHTPDTMFFSTQEKVTEMLNKYQSVYLKPINGNLGKGCFKLDKTSAGYVLSESKGIKHECEEIGEVLAIFNEKKMKRRYLIQQSVPLMYEGKPVDYRVIIQKGRNRNWTETGVVAKVGKRGVIVTNHVSLISSGTEVMKMSLNLSKKEAEALYSRMVERCIEACEAVEDKLGHLGDVGLDVIIDSERNIWILEMNALHNHLILAYQDHDPELQIKVLTKPLEYARSLSGF; encoded by the coding sequence TTGTATATAATCTGGGATTCAACACTTCGTAATAATTGTGTACTTTTAGCAAGAGAGAATTATGAGCAAATGACCTTTACAGGTAGTGAGGTGGCCCTCCATATTGGGGCTTTTTCAATCATTGTGGCAGTCGAGCCAACGGATGCGGTAAAAAAGAATCATGTTGTTTTATCAGCATCACTTTTACCTGGAGGAGGCATTCCGGATACCTTCTCGTACGAGGTGAAACTTGCAGGAGAAGACTTTCATATAGGGCCTGTGACAGGAGTACTTGTTTCGGAAAGAAGAATAGCTATGCATACAAAGCGGGGATTTGAGTCTGTGTGGAAGGAGCCGGTACAGAGCTATATGAGAGAAGGCGGTCTCGTGTTTTTATTTTGTGAGAATGCCATTGATTTCAACAATAAAACGATATCCGGACTTTATTACGATAAAAGAGAAGACGTTTGGAAAGAGGCGGTGTTTCCGATACCGAGTGTCGTTTACCGCAGGACGGGGGCAGCGAAAAAAACATTGAGAAAGCTCCGGAAATCTTTTAATGTAATGATATTTAACTCTAAAAGGATGAACAAGTGGAAGCTGTATAAAAAACTGGTAAGTGCCGGCTATGCCCACACCCCGGACACGATGTTTTTCTCAACGCAGGAAAAAGTAACGGAGATGCTTAATAAATATCAATCTGTCTATTTAAAACCTATAAACGGGAACTTGGGAAAAGGGTGCTTTAAGCTGGATAAAACTTCTGCTGGCTACGTGCTGTCAGAGAGTAAAGGAATTAAACATGAATGTGAGGAAATAGGAGAAGTTCTGGCGATCTTTAACGAAAAAAAGATGAAAAGAAGATACCTGATTCAACAAAGCGTTCCCTTAATGTATGAAGGTAAGCCGGTTGATTACCGGGTCATTATTCAAAAGGGGAGAAATAGAAACTGGACAGAAACCGGTGTTGTGGCCAAGGTTGGAAAAAGGGGAGTCATCGTTACGAATCATGTTTCCCTCATTTCCTCTGGTACTGAAGTAATGAAAATGAGCTTAAACCTCAGTAAAAAGGAGGCAGAGGCTTTATATTCAAGAATGGTAGAACGGTGCATTGAGGCGTGTGAAGCAGTAGAAGACAAATTGGGACATCTCGGTGACGTGGGGCTGGATGTTATCATAGACAGTGAGAGAAATATATGGATTCTCGAAATGAATGCTCTTCATAACCATTTAATTTTAGCTTATCAAGATCATGATCCAGAGCTGCAGATCAAAGTGTTAACAAAGCCTCTTGAATATGCCAGAAGTTTGTCCGGATTCTAG
- a CDS encoding ABC-F family ATP-binding cassette domain-containing protein: MSILTVKNLSHGFGDRAIFHDVSFRLLKGEHIGLIGANGEGKSTFMNIITRSLEPDEGKVEWAKNVRVGFLDQHTVLEKGLTIRDVLKSAFQYLFDMENDMNALYEKMGDSSPEELEKLLEEVGTIQDMLTNNDFYTIDAKVEEIARGLGLDEIGLERDVNDLSGGQRTKILLGKLLLEKPDILLLDEPTNYLDEQHIEWLRRYLQEYENAFILISHDIPFLNSVINIIYHMENQELTRYVGDYDHFMSVYEMKKQQLESAYKKQQQEIAGLKDFVARNKARISTRNMAMSRQKKLDKMDVIELAQEKPKPEFHFKKARTSGKLIFETNELVIGYDEPLSRPLNLRMERGQKLALVGANGIGKTTLLRSILGEINPISGTVERGEHLHIGYFEQEIKTSNNKTCIEEVWDEFPSFNQYEVRSALAKCGLMTKHIESKVSVLSGGEKAKVRLCKLINNETNLLVLDEPTNHLDVDAKAELKRGLQEFKGSILIISHEPEFYEDIVTDVWNCEDWTTKVF, translated from the coding sequence ATGAGTATTTTAACAGTAAAGAATTTAAGCCACGGTTTCGGTGACCGTGCCATCTTCCATGACGTCTCCTTCCGTCTCTTAAAAGGCGAACATATCGGACTCATCGGAGCAAACGGGGAAGGTAAATCCACGTTTATGAACATCATCACAAGAAGTCTTGAGCCGGACGAAGGAAAAGTCGAGTGGGCCAAAAACGTCCGCGTCGGTTTCCTTGATCAGCATACCGTTCTGGAAAAAGGCCTCACCATCCGTGACGTATTAAAGAGCGCCTTTCAATACCTGTTCGACATGGAAAATGACATGAACGCTCTTTACGAAAAAATGGGAGACTCCTCTCCAGAAGAACTCGAAAAACTTCTCGAAGAAGTTGGCACGATTCAGGACATGCTCACAAACAATGACTTCTACACCATTGATGCAAAGGTCGAAGAAATCGCACGAGGTCTCGGTCTTGATGAAATCGGCCTTGAGCGCGACGTAAACGATTTGAGCGGCGGACAGAGAACGAAAATCCTGCTGGGTAAACTGCTTCTCGAAAAACCGGACATTCTGCTTCTCGACGAGCCCACCAACTATCTGGACGAGCAGCACATCGAGTGGCTGAGGCGCTACCTGCAGGAATATGAAAATGCATTCATCCTGATTTCACACGACATTCCGTTCCTGAACAGTGTCATCAACATTATCTACCACATGGAAAATCAGGAGCTTACCCGTTACGTCGGTGATTACGATCATTTCATGAGCGTCTATGAAATGAAAAAGCAGCAGCTTGAATCCGCTTATAAAAAACAGCAGCAGGAGATTGCCGGGCTCAAAGACTTCGTTGCCCGAAACAAAGCCCGAATCTCCACCCGGAACATGGCTATGTCCCGTCAGAAAAAGCTGGATAAAATGGACGTGATCGAACTTGCCCAGGAAAAACCAAAGCCTGAGTTTCACTTTAAAAAAGCCCGCACATCAGGAAAGCTGATTTTTGAAACGAACGAGCTTGTGATCGGGTATGACGAGCCGCTGTCACGACCGTTGAACCTCCGCATGGAGCGGGGCCAGAAGCTCGCTCTTGTAGGAGCAAACGGAATCGGGAAAACCACCCTCCTCCGCAGTATTTTAGGGGAAATCAACCCGATCTCAGGAACCGTTGAACGCGGAGAGCACCTTCACATCGGCTACTTTGAACAGGAAATCAAAACGTCGAACAACAAAACGTGTATCGAAGAAGTATGGGACGAGTTCCCGTCCTTTAACCAATACGAAGTCCGATCGGCTCTTGCCAAATGCGGTCTTATGACAAAACACATTGAAAGTAAAGTCAGCGTGCTGAGCGGCGGGGAAAAAGCCAAGGTCCGCCTTTGTAAACTCATCAACAATGAAACAAACCTGCTCGTACTCGATGAGCCGACCAACCACCTTGATGTAGATGCGAAAGCTGAACTCAAGCGGGGGCTTCAGGAATTCAAAGGAAGCATTCTCATCATCAGTCACGAACCTGAATTTTATGAAGACATTGTAACCGACGTGTGGAACTGCGAAGACTGGACCACGAAGGTGTTTTAA
- a CDS encoding SMP-30/gluconolactonase/LRE family protein, with protein MKAKKLIGCENKLGEGPLWVKEEQKLFWVDIEGRGIYELDYRDHSLKHYPTPKRPCALAEKNEHELHVIFEDGLYVWDKTQNDARVVDRVEISPGNRFNDGKKDPWGRLWAGTMNENGELEKGSLYVWMEDGTRRTVMEDVSISNGLAWNKRAQTMYYIDTPTRTVYQFHYDAKTGALANEEVVYTFQEEDGHPDGMTIDGDGNLWIALFGGYGVAVVDPWKREWIDTVEVPAKNVTCCVFGGPDGDELFITTATEGLQEPDMVEYPDSGSLFHIKVHRSL; from the coding sequence ATGAAGGCAAAAAAGCTGATTGGGTGTGAAAACAAGCTCGGGGAAGGACCTTTATGGGTGAAAGAGGAGCAGAAGCTTTTCTGGGTGGATATTGAGGGGAGAGGGATCTACGAACTTGATTACCGGGATCACTCCCTTAAACACTATCCTACCCCGAAGCGTCCTTGTGCCTTAGCTGAAAAAAATGAACATGAGCTCCACGTCATTTTTGAAGATGGCCTGTATGTGTGGGACAAGACCCAAAACGATGCCCGGGTTGTCGACCGGGTTGAGATAAGTCCGGGAAACAGGTTCAATGATGGAAAGAAAGATCCATGGGGACGCCTGTGGGCAGGAACGATGAATGAGAATGGGGAGCTGGAAAAAGGCTCCCTCTACGTTTGGATGGAAGACGGTACGAGGCGGACCGTCATGGAGGACGTGTCCATTTCGAATGGACTTGCCTGGAACAAACGGGCTCAGACGATGTATTACATTGATACACCGACAAGAACGGTTTATCAGTTCCACTATGATGCCAAAACAGGTGCACTGGCCAACGAAGAGGTGGTTTACACGTTCCAGGAAGAGGACGGACACCCGGACGGAATGACGATTGACGGAGACGGAAACCTTTGGATCGCTCTTTTTGGCGGATATGGTGTCGCTGTTGTTGATCCCTGGAAACGGGAGTGGATTGATACGGTTGAGGTGCCTGCGAAAAATGTGACGTGCTGTGTGTTCGGCGGCCCTGACGGTGATGAATTGTTTATCACCACCGCGACTGAAGGTTTACAGGAACCTGATATGGTGGAGTACCCTGATTCAGGGAGCCTGTTTCATATTAAAGTACACCGCTCTTTATAG
- a CDS encoding SIMPL domain-containing protein, translated as MYPYRYPQHQARNNTSKLKVKGEGSVSAAPDRANITVGAVTESTEVSEAQQENAQIISQVTSAITTLGVPEESIQTVEYRIDTQYDFVDGKQEFRSYRVTHLLQVTLDDITLTGSVIDEAVEAGANTISSISFSLSNPEVLYNQALELALQNAREKAETIAAELGVALSTPPVSVVEISPSTTPVPFQTALYATSEGTPIQAGTLTILALVEVEYRY; from the coding sequence ATGTACCCTTACCGATACCCCCAGCACCAGGCACGCAACAACACCAGTAAGCTGAAAGTAAAAGGCGAGGGCTCCGTTTCCGCAGCACCGGACAGAGCCAACATCACTGTGGGAGCCGTCACAGAGTCCACAGAAGTAAGCGAAGCACAGCAGGAAAATGCCCAAATCATTTCGCAGGTCACATCGGCGATCACCACATTGGGTGTACCGGAAGAAAGCATTCAAACCGTGGAGTACCGCATCGATACCCAGTACGACTTTGTAGACGGAAAACAGGAGTTCCGCAGCTACCGCGTCACCCATCTGCTGCAAGTAACACTTGATGACATTACCCTCACCGGTTCTGTAATCGACGAAGCTGTAGAAGCCGGCGCCAACACGATCTCTTCCATTTCATTCTCGTTATCCAACCCTGAGGTTCTTTATAATCAGGCCCTTGAACTGGCCCTGCAAAACGCGAGGGAAAAAGCCGAAACAATAGCCGCCGAGCTCGGTGTTGCCTTAAGCACACCACCTGTTTCAGTTGTCGAGATCTCACCTTCCACCACACCAGTCCCGTTCCAGACAGCACTCTACGCCACATCAGAAGGTACACCGATTCAGGCAGGGACCTTGACCATCCTCGCGCTGGTTGAGGTTGAATACAGGTATTAA